In Passer domesticus isolate bPasDom1 chromosome 1, bPasDom1.hap1, whole genome shotgun sequence, one DNA window encodes the following:
- the LOC135301591 gene encoding vasodilator-stimulated phosphoprotein-like, which yields MEPAWGGRSAAAEGPNPPQPARRRGSSSSCLGVQPRAAAAAGRARRGAAPPPPGAPSAGGADPAAEPGRAGVGTGTGTGTGTGTGTCECALCAAVPPAPPTATAGGMPLPAHRSIWLPRGKASTPRGRFWS from the coding sequence ATGGAGCCCGCATGGGGCGGCCGGTCCGCAGCCGCAGAGGGCCCGAACCCGCCTCAGCCCGCCCGCCGGCGTGGTTCCTCCTCTTCATGCCTCGGCGTCCAgccccgggcggcggcggcagcggggcgggcgcgcaggggagcagctccccCGCCCCCGGGTGCTCCCAGCGCCGGCGGGGCGGACCCGgcggccgagccgggccgggccggggtaggcacgggcacgggcacgggcacgggcacgggcacgggcacgtGTGAGTGTGCTCTGTGTGCGGCCGTGCCTcccgctcctccaacagccacGGCAGGAGGGATGCCGCTCCCAGCCCATCGGTCTATCTGGCTGCCTAGGGGAAAGGCATCTACCCCGCGGGGAAGGTTCTGGTC